The Corynebacterium freiburgense region CCTCGAAGGGCGGGCAAAATTCCGTAGTATCCGCTGGGTGGCAAACCAAAAGAAACGCTGGGGCTCTTGCACTCCGGCAACTGGTGATATCCGCATTTCTGATCGTCTGCAAACCGTGCCGGACTACGTGCTAGCGGCGGTCATTGTGCATGAACTTGTCCACACCTTTGTCAGTGGTGGTCACACCAAGGAATTCTGGTCGTGGGCGGACCGGGCGCCGCATGCTGAACGCGCGAAAGGATTCCTGGAGGCTTAC contains the following coding sequences:
- a CDS encoding M48 metallopeptidase family protein encodes the protein MATPEVEVIRSARRRRSVQAQFVDGRIQVRVPASLGAAEEAEIVARVVARLQRRTPRVDAQLAELAEKLNAELLEGRAKFRSIRWVANQKKRWGSCTPATGDIRISDRLQTVPDYVLAAVIVHELVHTFVSGGHTKEFWSWADRAPHAERAKGFLEAYQRYGGE